From one Pontibacillus sp. HMF3514 genomic stretch:
- a CDS encoding cellobiose phosphorylase codes for MVNYTFNDERYFVIENFDQAKTFSSFLPGLAGLYGVPMWAFYVNRGQGLVSFGIQDKQNAITEFFPANQAYERVSINGFRTFIKVKRNNESELFEPFSPDIIQNVQRNMFIKENELIVIERNEEYGIETHVTYFTLPNENFAALMRKVQVKNISDEPVHLEVVDGLPAIIPFGIEDAAYKAVGNTLKSWMDVFNLEQNLAYFRVRSSTGDTAEVEEVTKGHFYASFTDDGHLLKPIVDAKVLFGENTSLRFPNELKNSSVRDLLQVKQVTANKVPCGFSAYTAELSPDERTTLHTMIGHVSDLSIIEEKKKEITSAAYFEKKYEEAQEFVDELTRAIHTKTGDAMFDAYAKQSFLDNVLRGGYPILLENDQKKPFPYYVYSRKHGDLERDYNFFSVAPEFFSQGNGNFRDVNQNRRNDVFFKPEVGDYNIKLFMSLIQADGYNPLVVKGSYFEIIDQDDWSWLGSLMTCSDEFEYMKKRLALSFTPGGIMQAVVDRDMRVTVSPDEFLKVIFSKSRQEIDAEFGEGYWVDHWTYNLDLIKNYLSVFPDHKKNLLNGDRSYRYFYSPVHINPRSEKYVLADNKVRQYGAIKELDDAGNGNWLLKKNGQVYESTLFSKLFTLALVKFATLDPYGMGIEMEANKPGWNDSMNGLPGIFGSGMSETIELKRLLQFMIDSGINSETVVPVEVYQLVQDVKDALQQNLSSFDYWNTVSSARESYRLKIQDHVDGKEEALSAFEVKELLQWFMDKVNTGIDKAKDYGDGLVPTYFYYEVDQYELQRDAQSHVRKNEKGYPLVQVQSFDVHVLPHFLEGPARALKDMNTAEARELHQHIRHSELYDEKLGMYKTSASLEDMSYELGRARAFTPGWLERESVFMHMEFKYLLSLLNAGLYEDFFKDIQTALPPFMDPGVYGRSTLENSSFIASSVNPDESMHGRGFVARLSGTTAEFLSMWNKMMTGQKLFSVEDDELVLTLQPVLPEWLFDESNQAHFTLLGEIEVTYHNEMRKPTFGDKGAKVTKYVLHHNEESITVDESEIRGRVAEQVRDRAYSSIDVFLT; via the coding sequence ATGGTGAATTACACGTTTAATGATGAGAGATACTTTGTCATTGAGAATTTCGATCAAGCTAAAACGTTCTCAAGCTTTTTACCAGGATTAGCTGGATTGTATGGTGTTCCGATGTGGGCATTTTATGTAAACAGAGGCCAAGGACTGGTGAGTTTCGGAATACAAGATAAACAGAATGCAATCACCGAATTTTTCCCAGCTAACCAGGCTTATGAGCGCGTATCGATTAATGGATTTCGCACGTTTATTAAAGTGAAGCGTAACAATGAGAGCGAATTATTTGAGCCATTTAGTCCAGATATAATTCAAAATGTACAACGAAACATGTTCATCAAAGAAAACGAACTGATTGTTATTGAGCGCAATGAGGAATATGGAATTGAAACACATGTCACGTATTTTACGTTACCGAACGAAAACTTTGCAGCTCTCATGCGTAAGGTTCAGGTAAAAAACATTTCAGATGAGCCGGTTCACTTGGAAGTGGTTGATGGATTGCCTGCTATTATTCCTTTTGGCATAGAAGATGCAGCTTATAAGGCAGTAGGAAACACGTTAAAGAGCTGGATGGATGTGTTTAACCTTGAGCAAAACCTTGCGTATTTTCGTGTTCGTTCTTCCACTGGTGATACAGCTGAAGTAGAAGAAGTAACAAAGGGTCATTTCTATGCAAGCTTTACAGACGATGGTCATTTGCTTAAGCCTATTGTAGATGCAAAAGTTCTGTTTGGCGAGAATACGTCGTTACGATTTCCAAATGAATTGAAAAACTCTTCTGTTCGTGATCTTCTCCAGGTGAAGCAAGTTACAGCTAATAAGGTGCCATGTGGTTTTTCTGCTTATACAGCCGAATTGTCACCTGATGAAAGGACGACATTACATACAATGATTGGCCATGTTAGTGACCTTTCAATCATTGAAGAAAAGAAGAAAGAAATCACCTCGGCTGCTTATTTTGAGAAGAAATATGAGGAAGCTCAGGAGTTCGTGGATGAATTGACTCGTGCGATTCATACCAAAACGGGTGATGCCATGTTTGATGCCTACGCGAAGCAAAGCTTTTTAGATAATGTGTTACGCGGGGGATACCCAATTTTGCTGGAGAATGATCAGAAGAAGCCTTTCCCTTATTATGTCTATTCACGTAAACACGGAGACCTTGAGCGGGATTACAACTTTTTTTCTGTGGCACCTGAATTCTTTTCACAAGGAAATGGGAACTTCCGGGATGTGAATCAAAATCGTCGCAATGACGTATTCTTCAAACCTGAAGTAGGGGACTACAACATTAAGTTATTTATGAGCTTGATCCAAGCTGATGGCTACAACCCTCTTGTCGTTAAAGGGTCTTATTTTGAAATAATAGATCAAGATGATTGGTCCTGGTTAGGGAGCTTGATGACGTGTTCTGATGAGTTCGAATATATGAAGAAACGTTTAGCCTTGTCCTTTACACCTGGAGGCATTATGCAAGCTGTAGTTGATAGAGACATGCGTGTAACTGTCTCCCCTGATGAGTTTTTAAAGGTCATCTTTTCGAAGAGTAGGCAGGAGATCGATGCGGAGTTTGGTGAAGGGTATTGGGTGGATCACTGGACTTACAACTTGGATTTAATTAAAAATTATTTAAGCGTGTTCCCAGATCACAAAAAGAACTTACTGAATGGGGATCGATCATATCGTTATTTCTACAGTCCGGTACACATCAATCCACGTTCAGAAAAATATGTATTAGCGGATAACAAGGTTCGTCAGTATGGTGCTATAAAAGAGTTGGACGATGCTGGAAATGGAAACTGGTTGTTGAAAAAGAATGGCCAAGTGTATGAAAGTACTTTATTCTCCAAGTTATTCACGTTGGCTTTAGTGAAGTTTGCTACATTAGATCCTTATGGTATGGGGATCGAGATGGAAGCGAATAAGCCTGGTTGGAATGACTCAATGAATGGATTACCTGGTATCTTCGGTTCCGGAATGAGCGAAACGATAGAGTTGAAGAGATTGCTTCAATTCATGATAGATAGTGGTATAAATTCGGAGACGGTTGTGCCGGTTGAAGTCTATCAATTGGTGCAGGACGTAAAAGATGCGTTACAACAAAATCTGTCCTCTTTTGATTACTGGAATACCGTTTCATCTGCAAGAGAATCTTATCGTTTGAAGATTCAAGATCATGTAGATGGGAAAGAAGAAGCGTTATCAGCATTTGAAGTAAAGGAACTGCTTCAGTGGTTCATGGATAAGGTTAATACAGGTATTGATAAGGCTAAAGATTACGGAGATGGACTTGTTCCGACGTATTTCTACTATGAAGTAGACCAATATGAATTACAGAGAGATGCTCAGAGTCATGTAAGGAAAAATGAAAAAGGGTACCCACTCGTTCAGGTTCAATCCTTTGATGTGCATGTCCTCCCTCACTTTTTGGAAGGGCCAGCTCGGGCATTAAAAGATATGAACACAGCAGAAGCAAGAGAGCTTCACCAGCACATTCGTCATTCTGAGCTATATGATGAAAAGCTTGGCATGTATAAAACGTCAGCTTCTTTAGAGGACATGAGTTATGAGTTGGGGAGGGCGCGTGCCTTTACACCAGGTTGGTTGGAACGAGAGTCTGTGTTTATGCATATGGAATTTAAGTACTTACTGAGTCTATTAAACGCTGGTCTGTATGAAGACTTCTTCAAGGACATTCAAACCGCGTTACCACCGTTTATGGATCCTGGTGTCTATGGACGAAGTACGTTAGAGAACTCTTCTTTTATTGCAAGTAGTGTGAATCCTGACGAAAGCATGCACGGTAGAGGGTTTGTGGCGCGCCTTAGTGGGACGACTGCTGAGTTTTTGTCTATGTGGAACAAGATGATGACAGGACAAAAGCTATTTTCAGTAGAAGACGATGAATTGGTCTTGACCCTTCAACCAGTGCTTCCTGAATGGTTATTTGATGAGAGCAATCAAGCTCATTTTACCCTTTTGGGTGAGATAGAGGTCACTTATCATAATGAGATGCGTAAGCCTACTTTTGGTGATAAAGGAGCAAAGGTTACAAAGTATGTCCTTCATCATAATGAGGAAAGTATTACAGTGGATGAGAGTGAGATCCGTGGTCGAGTGGCTGAGCAGGTCCGAGATAGAGCGTATTCGAGCATTGATGTATTTTTAACGTAA
- a CDS encoding GH1 family beta-glucosidase — protein sequence MGTFSKDFIFGTATSSYQIEGAIKEGGRTPSIWDTFSSIPGKVVNGDTGEMACDHYHRFEEDIEIIKSLGVDSYRFSIAWPRIFPEEGVYNPEGMDFYVNLSKQLLAQGIKPFVTIYHWDMPQWAHEKGGWVNRDSVKWFKEYAQACFKALDEYVDMWITHNEPWCAALLGYHQGVHAPGHTNMDEAVKAAHHIMLSHGEAVKLYKEELKLEKPIGITLNLSPIYAASNSQNDLLAANNMDGYLNRWFLDPIFKGKYPEDMMNLYSKYVHSYEFIQSDDLELISYPCDFLGINFYNRQLVEFSGASDFLYRLAYSDYPKSGMGWDISPKEFKSLIYRLRQEYTQLPIYITENGAAFDDVLEEDGTVHDTDRKQYMEQHILAVAELNQEGMNIAGYYLWSLLDNFEWAFGYGKRFGIVYVDFETQKRYVKDSAKRYAEIVGARKI from the coding sequence ATGGGAACATTTTCGAAAGATTTTATTTTTGGTACGGCTACATCCTCCTATCAAATTGAAGGAGCGATCAAAGAAGGAGGTAGAACTCCTTCGATATGGGATACTTTCTCTAGTATTCCTGGCAAAGTAGTGAACGGTGATACAGGAGAAATGGCATGTGATCATTACCATCGCTTTGAAGAAGATATCGAGATTATTAAAAGCTTAGGGGTGGATTCTTATCGTTTTTCCATCGCATGGCCAAGGATTTTCCCTGAAGAGGGTGTGTATAATCCTGAAGGAATGGATTTTTATGTAAATCTATCGAAGCAACTATTAGCTCAAGGAATCAAGCCTTTTGTCACCATTTATCATTGGGATATGCCGCAGTGGGCACATGAAAAAGGTGGCTGGGTGAATCGGGATTCGGTGAAGTGGTTCAAGGAATACGCACAAGCTTGCTTTAAGGCATTAGATGAGTATGTCGACATGTGGATCACTCATAATGAACCGTGGTGTGCTGCGCTATTAGGTTATCATCAAGGTGTTCATGCCCCAGGTCATACGAATATGGATGAAGCCGTTAAAGCTGCTCATCACATTATGCTATCCCATGGAGAAGCCGTGAAGCTTTATAAAGAAGAGCTGAAGCTTGAAAAGCCAATCGGGATTACATTAAACCTTTCCCCAATCTATGCAGCTAGTAACAGTCAAAATGATCTATTAGCAGCTAACAATATGGATGGGTACCTAAATCGATGGTTCTTAGATCCGATCTTTAAAGGGAAATACCCTGAAGATATGATGAATCTCTATTCGAAATACGTGCATAGCTATGAGTTTATTCAGTCAGATGATCTAGAATTGATTTCATATCCGTGTGATTTCTTAGGGATTAACTTTTATAATCGTCAATTGGTTGAATTCAGTGGTGCTTCAGACTTTTTATATAGACTTGCTTATTCGGATTATCCAAAGTCTGGTATGGGATGGGATATCTCACCAAAAGAGTTCAAATCGTTAATCTATCGACTTCGTCAAGAATACACCCAATTACCGATTTATATTACAGAAAATGGAGCAGCATTTGATGATGTTTTAGAGGAAGATGGAACTGTTCATGATACTGATCGTAAACAGTATATGGAGCAACACATTCTGGCAGTTGCAGAGCTAAACCAAGAAGGAATGAACATTGCCGGTTATTACTTATGGTCCTTACTGGACAACTTCGAGTGGGCGTTTGGATATGGGAAACGATTCGGGATTGTATATGTTGATTTTGAGACACAGAAACGATACGTAAAAGATAGCGCTAAACGGTATGCAGAGATCGTTGGAGCTAGAAAGATATAA
- a CDS encoding carbohydrate ABC transporter permease: MYTKKLLSKTLIYSLLILLAIISFIPFYMMIINATRGTNEIIMGFSFVPGKELIDNYKTMMDYVNIWNGFKNSLIVSVSVTVLSGYFSALTAFGFAVYDFKGKNKLFIFMLLMMMVPGQLGLIGFYELNKTLGLLDTFIPLIVPTIASPFVVFFLRQYLVSTMHTSLLEAARMDGAGELKIFHTIALPIMMPAVATMSIFTFIGSWNNYILPLVIIFSPEKYTLPVLMGFLKGSQVAQNLGSLYLGIAISVVPIMVAFLFFSKYIISSISAGSIKG, translated from the coding sequence ATGTACACGAAAAAGCTGCTAAGCAAAACACTTATCTATAGTCTTTTGATTTTGTTAGCCATCATTAGTTTCATTCCATTTTACATGATGATTATTAATGCTACACGTGGTACGAATGAAATCATCATGGGCTTTTCTTTTGTTCCTGGTAAAGAACTAATCGATAACTACAAGACGATGATGGATTACGTCAACATTTGGAATGGATTTAAAAATAGTTTAATCGTTTCTGTTTCCGTTACGGTCTTAAGTGGTTATTTTTCTGCGTTAACGGCATTTGGGTTTGCTGTCTATGACTTTAAAGGAAAGAACAAACTGTTTATCTTTATGCTTCTCATGATGATGGTTCCTGGGCAGTTAGGGTTAATTGGTTTTTATGAGTTGAACAAAACGCTTGGCTTACTAGATACCTTTATTCCATTAATTGTGCCGACTATTGCAAGTCCATTTGTTGTCTTTTTCCTAAGACAATATCTAGTATCCACCATGCACACATCCTTATTAGAAGCGGCACGTATGGATGGAGCTGGGGAGCTGAAAATTTTTCATACTATAGCATTACCGATTATGATGCCAGCGGTTGCAACGATGTCTATCTTCACATTCATCGGTTCATGGAATAACTATATCTTGCCTTTGGTTATCATTTTCTCACCAGAAAAGTACACATTACCTGTATTAATGGGCTTCTTGAAAGGATCTCAGGTTGCACAAAATTTAGGATCATTATATTTAGGAATTGCGATATCGGTTGTACCGATTATGGTGGCATTCCTATTCTTCTCTAAATATATCATTAGCAGTATTTCCGCAGGTTCTATTAAAGGATAA
- a CDS encoding carbohydrate ABC transporter permease, with protein MKKLDHKGYYFIAPFFAIFLTFNIYPVLLTFYYTFTHYEGYGAPEFIGLANYARILTDTYFLEAFVNTWKIWGLNFALQLGIALFLAALFSDLRFRIKGLGFFRAIFYLPNLITISSVAILFNIMLDWQYGSINQFLLKLGLISEPINWLNQPFTAQASVSLILTWMWFGYTFIVLMAGVGGISKEYYEAALIDGASRLQTFMYITLPLLKPIMLYVMITSLIGGLQLFDLPMLLTDGLGKPEGALNTMVLYLYNQAFRYNNYGYAATIAYMLFLITVVFSAITFKSMYRDAKVEKQAKPKKMKKAKKGGNVNVHEKAAKQNTYL; from the coding sequence TTGAAAAAGTTAGATCATAAGGGATACTACTTTATCGCCCCATTTTTTGCTATATTCCTTACATTCAATATCTACCCTGTATTGTTAACGTTTTATTATACGTTTACCCATTATGAAGGTTATGGTGCACCGGAATTTATCGGGTTAGCGAACTATGCCCGAATTTTGACTGATACGTATTTTCTCGAAGCCTTTGTGAACACCTGGAAGATCTGGGGGCTGAACTTTGCACTCCAATTAGGTATCGCATTGTTTCTTGCTGCCTTATTCTCCGATCTCCGTTTTCGGATCAAAGGACTTGGATTTTTCCGAGCGATTTTTTACTTACCGAATTTAATCACGATTAGTTCAGTAGCGATTTTATTTAATATTATGCTGGATTGGCAATATGGATCTATTAACCAATTCTTATTAAAACTAGGATTGATATCAGAGCCGATTAACTGGTTGAATCAACCGTTTACAGCACAGGCATCTGTATCTCTTATTCTTACGTGGATGTGGTTCGGCTATACCTTTATCGTGTTGATGGCAGGAGTAGGAGGAATTTCGAAGGAGTATTATGAAGCCGCTTTAATCGATGGAGCAAGTAGGCTTCAGACGTTTATGTACATTACGTTACCGTTACTAAAACCAATAATGTTATACGTCATGATTACTTCCCTTATTGGAGGCCTTCAATTATTTGATTTACCGATGCTTTTGACCGACGGGCTGGGTAAACCAGAGGGAGCCCTGAATACCATGGTACTTTACCTATACAATCAAGCGTTTCGTTATAACAACTATGGCTATGCAGCAACCATTGCTTATATGTTGTTCTTAATTACAGTTGTTTTCTCTGCGATTACCTTTAAATCCATGTATCGTGACGCAAAAGTAGAGAAACAAGCTAAACCTAAGAAAATGAAAAAGGCAAAGAAGGGTGGAAATGTGAATGTACACGAAAAAGCTGCTAAGCAAAACACTTATCTATAG
- a CDS encoding ABC transporter substrate-binding protein encodes MRKLVSMMFVLVLLVGIVAGCSDTEATNDAEGKKGDDVLKVWSFTDELKEPIKTFEERNGVKVELTIVPIADYPTKLRPALESGVGAPDVFTGEIAFLKQWTERDYWENLSEDPYNADEWSEDYIPYVFDLGKDTEGNVKALSWQTTPGGIFYRRSIAKEVLGTDDPQEVGNMMSTWDKMFEVGEKLKAEGYRLFPDEGAIRWFSKSEDPQPWVNEDNELIMTDAKLDYFDQAKKLREKDYTAFAPEWSPSWFASMNGPIAYNGGWEEVNEDAKDKTEVFSYALPTWGLHSVLKPNAEETAGDWAVTTGPSPYFWGGTWLGIYSGSDNKELAWEFVKMMTHDEEFLTNWAKETGDVLSYLPVTNKIKDDFSEEFLGGQNNYTFFLEEAKKIEPGIVTKYDQEIDTLLGSKVSEYVEGKLTKEEAIQEFYKAVKNAYPQIKTPK; translated from the coding sequence ATGAGAAAGTTAGTAAGTATGATGTTTGTCCTCGTTTTACTTGTTGGTATTGTTGCAGGTTGTTCTGACACAGAAGCAACCAATGACGCAGAAGGCAAAAAAGGTGACGATGTTCTTAAGGTTTGGTCCTTTACAGATGAATTGAAAGAGCCAATCAAGACATTCGAAGAAAGAAATGGTGTGAAAGTTGAGTTAACGATTGTTCCAATTGCTGACTATCCAACAAAGCTACGACCTGCGTTGGAAAGTGGAGTGGGTGCACCTGACGTATTCACTGGTGAAATTGCTTTCTTAAAGCAATGGACAGAACGCGATTATTGGGAAAACTTATCAGAAGATCCATATAACGCAGATGAGTGGAGTGAAGATTACATTCCTTACGTATTTGACTTAGGGAAAGATACAGAAGGAAATGTCAAAGCGCTTTCTTGGCAAACAACGCCTGGTGGTATTTTCTACCGTCGTAGTATTGCGAAAGAAGTATTAGGAACAGATGATCCACAAGAAGTTGGTAACATGATGTCTACTTGGGACAAGATGTTTGAAGTAGGAGAAAAGCTAAAAGCAGAAGGCTACCGTTTATTCCCGGATGAGGGAGCGATTCGTTGGTTCTCTAAAAGTGAAGACCCTCAGCCATGGGTGAATGAAGATAACGAGTTAATCATGACAGATGCAAAACTAGATTATTTTGATCAAGCGAAAAAGCTTCGTGAAAAAGATTATACAGCATTTGCTCCAGAATGGTCTCCATCTTGGTTTGCTTCTATGAATGGTCCAATTGCTTATAACGGTGGTTGGGAAGAAGTAAATGAAGATGCAAAGGACAAAACAGAAGTATTCTCTTATGCGCTACCTACTTGGGGGTTACACAGTGTACTTAAGCCGAATGCAGAGGAAACAGCTGGAGATTGGGCTGTAACAACTGGTCCATCACCTTATTTCTGGGGTGGTACTTGGTTAGGCATTTACAGTGGTTCTGATAACAAGGAATTAGCGTGGGAATTTGTGAAAATGATGACGCATGACGAAGAATTCTTAACAAATTGGGCTAAAGAAACTGGGGACGTTCTTTCATATCTACCAGTTACAAATAAGATTAAAGATGATTTCAGTGAAGAATTCTTAGGCGGACAGAACAACTATACATTCTTCTTAGAGGAAGCGAAAAAGATTGAACCAGGAATTGTGACAAAGTATGACCAAGAGATTGATACATTACTAGGTTCAAAGGTTTCTGAATATGTAGAAGGTAAGTTAACGAAAGAAGAGGCTATTCAAGAGTTCTATAAAGCCGTTAAAAATGCTTACCCTCAGATCAAAACACCGAAATAA
- a CDS encoding LacI family DNA-binding transcriptional regulator — MVTIYQIAEVTGFSATTVSKVLNNYQDVSPKTRKKILETVEELGYLPNSHARSLSTKKSWIIGVVFIESLGVGMKHPFFNAVIESFRKNVEAHGYDLLFASRNISNKQKSYLEYFKYRGVDGVVIACSSDQDEQVQELINSSIPSVVIDLNSDQSCVIYSDNYRGSQEAVQYLHSLGHRKIAHIAGHSSTFAGQQRLNGYVEAMKTLQLSVPEGYITDGEYFSRDSGYKAMKNLLELEDPPTAVFAAADNLAIGAIAAIREAGYDVPEDFSVIGFDDIDVSQMVYPSLTTIRQQTDLIGEKSGQLLIHQINTGQKDVKRVVVPVELMIRNSCKTI; from the coding sequence ATGGTAACCATTTACCAAATAGCAGAAGTTACAGGATTCTCAGCAACAACAGTATCAAAGGTTCTAAACAATTATCAGGATGTTAGTCCAAAAACAAGGAAGAAGATTTTAGAGACTGTAGAGGAATTAGGGTATCTTCCAAATTCCCACGCCCGCTCTCTATCAACAAAAAAATCTTGGATTATAGGCGTTGTCTTTATTGAATCCTTAGGAGTAGGGATGAAGCATCCATTCTTTAACGCAGTTATTGAAAGTTTTCGGAAGAATGTAGAAGCGCATGGGTATGACTTGTTGTTTGCTTCTAGAAATATAAGCAACAAGCAGAAGAGCTATCTAGAGTATTTCAAGTATCGTGGTGTGGATGGCGTAGTTATTGCATGTTCATCAGATCAAGATGAACAAGTGCAGGAATTGATTAATAGTTCGATCCCTTCAGTCGTCATCGATTTAAACAGTGATCAGTCGTGTGTGATTTACTCTGATAATTATCGGGGGAGTCAGGAAGCGGTTCAGTATTTGCACTCATTAGGACATCGTAAGATTGCTCATATTGCTGGCCATTCATCAACTTTTGCAGGACAACAAAGGCTTAATGGTTATGTTGAAGCGATGAAGACCTTACAATTATCGGTTCCAGAAGGATACATCACAGATGGGGAATATTTTTCGAGAGATAGCGGTTATAAAGCCATGAAGAACCTACTTGAATTAGAAGATCCACCTACCGCCGTTTTTGCCGCAGCAGATAACCTAGCCATAGGTGCAATTGCAGCCATTCGCGAAGCGGGGTATGACGTTCCAGAAGATTTTTCAGTTATTGGTTTTGATGATATTGATGTCTCCCAAATGGTCTACCCCTCGTTAACAACGATCAGGCAACAAACGGATTTGATTGGGGAAAAGTCAGGGCAGCTTCTCATTCATCAAATCAACACAGGTCAAAAAGATGTGAAGAGAGTTGTAGTACCTGTGGAGCTGATGATCCGAAATTCATGTAAAACGATTTAA
- a CDS encoding response regulator, translated as MMKILVVDDERMIRNGIKAMLERRFTDSEILVAADGIEALAFAKEHKLDIVVTDIKMPRMDGIELIENLQDMEWKPFVVILSGYDDFTYAKQAIKYQVMDYLLKPVDRNELFQIIQGAKDKIDARLSLQEDMEEYKSNQLNYLLLNKNVNEEQVKETVQKLQLYPYPNGYFAGIFDFKSSNETLVKEEFFQSIMKQVHQVDNHALCFMDSNADLVVFTEQIDIFDKILEDRHSDIENHLCVAISHKNESIDTLKEAYKQANEALAYKFMFPNQLIFTYEQVEQKQDAFSIDKQLIQKIYNQLGTDRHNEIRASLLSLFNIDEIKDYNICYMEELSQSINTILFDQVFNQIGIEAIEIFKLYDEVGDMYNFDSIHDYFYTVEKLTLRLHDYLKEMKSVYSGESHMEQAIHYIRENAHKDLNMAVVSNHISLNYSYFSHSFKDYTGENFVDYLKKIRIEKAKELLSNMDNKIFEVSESVGFRNPKQFSRVFRDIEGISPKEYREKIKT; from the coding sequence ATGATGAAGATATTAGTTGTAGATGATGAACGGATGATACGAAACGGGATTAAAGCTATGCTTGAAAGAAGATTCACAGATTCCGAAATTCTAGTAGCAGCGGATGGAATAGAAGCCCTTGCGTTTGCTAAGGAACATAAACTTGATATCGTCGTTACAGATATCAAAATGCCACGTATGGATGGCATTGAACTTATCGAGAATCTGCAAGATATGGAATGGAAGCCTTTTGTGGTGATATTAAGTGGGTATGATGACTTTACTTATGCGAAGCAAGCCATTAAATATCAAGTAATGGATTATTTACTGAAACCTGTTGATCGAAATGAATTATTTCAGATTATTCAAGGGGCAAAGGATAAGATAGATGCTCGATTATCCCTTCAGGAAGACATGGAAGAGTATAAGAGCAACCAGTTGAATTATCTTTTACTCAATAAGAATGTGAATGAAGAACAAGTGAAGGAAACGGTCCAGAAACTTCAACTTTATCCTTATCCAAACGGTTATTTTGCTGGAATCTTCGACTTTAAAAGTAGTAATGAAACACTGGTTAAAGAGGAGTTTTTCCAAAGTATTATGAAGCAGGTTCATCAAGTAGACAACCATGCTCTCTGCTTCATGGACAGTAACGCTGATCTTGTTGTATTTACAGAACAGATAGATATATTTGACAAAATACTAGAGGATCGACATTCAGATATAGAGAATCACTTATGTGTGGCAATAAGTCATAAAAACGAATCGATTGATACACTTAAGGAAGCTTATAAACAGGCGAATGAGGCATTAGCTTATAAATTTATGTTTCCCAATCAACTCATTTTTACGTATGAGCAGGTGGAGCAAAAACAAGATGCTTTCTCGATTGATAAACAATTAATTCAAAAGATTTACAATCAGCTGGGAACAGACCGTCATAATGAAATTCGAGCATCCTTATTATCCCTTTTCAATATAGACGAGATAAAGGATTACAACATCTGCTACATGGAAGAGTTAAGTCAATCGATTAATACCATTCTGTTTGATCAGGTCTTTAATCAAATCGGAATTGAAGCTATCGAAATATTTAAGTTATATGATGAAGTGGGGGATATGTATAATTTTGATAGTATCCACGATTACTTTTATACTGTTGAAAAACTAACCCTACGACTTCATGATTATCTAAAAGAAATGAAATCCGTTTATTCGGGAGAAAGTCACATGGAACAAGCTATTCATTATATCCGTGAGAATGCGCATAAAGATTTAAATATGGCTGTAGTCTCTAATCACATTTCCCTGAACTATTCGTATTTTAGTCATTCCTTCAAAGATTACACTGGAGAAAACTTTGTTGATTATTTAAAAAAGATCCGGATAGAAAAAGCGAAGGAATTGTTATCCAATATGGACAATAAAATCTTTGAAGTTAGTGAATCAGTAGGTTTTCGTAACCCAAAACAGTTTTCTAGGGTTTTCAGAGATATCGAAGGAATCTCACCAAAGGAATACCGAGAAAAAATAAAGACGTAA